One genomic segment of Ferrimonas sp. YFM includes these proteins:
- a CDS encoding GntR family transcriptional regulator, translating into MAESQRQLTLADQLAHKLQVAIVQGEISAGSKINEQELAARYGVSRGPLREALQKLERRRLVVKAPHIGARVAQLTPEELGDLYQVRAELEAMACRLAASRISASQLAQLQLLLKRQEKVFTDQSGDYALFDDIDFHLGIIHASGNQTLIHTLTDDLYHLLQMYRNQCSSGRRPMEALAQHRRILDAIADGDGELAALLMRRHIESGRANTERVLRNQMEEISG; encoded by the coding sequence ATGGCCGAATCCCAACGTCAACTGACCCTGGCAGACCAGCTGGCTCACAAGCTGCAAGTGGCCATAGTCCAGGGCGAGATCTCTGCCGGCAGCAAGATCAATGAACAGGAGCTGGCCGCACGCTACGGCGTCAGCCGCGGCCCTCTGCGGGAAGCCCTGCAGAAACTGGAACGGCGCCGCCTGGTGGTTAAGGCGCCCCACATCGGTGCCAGGGTCGCCCAACTGACCCCGGAAGAGCTGGGAGACCTCTACCAAGTTCGGGCCGAACTTGAAGCCATGGCCTGCCGCCTGGCCGCCAGCCGCATCAGCGCCAGCCAGCTGGCCCAGTTGCAGCTGCTGCTCAAACGCCAAGAAAAGGTGTTCACCGATCAGAGCGGCGACTACGCCCTGTTTGACGACATCGACTTTCACCTGGGCATCATTCACGCCAGTGGCAACCAGACCCTGATCCACACCCTGACCGACGACCTTTACCACCTGCTGCAGATGTACCGCAACCAGTGCAGCAGTGGTCGCCGTCCCATGGAAGCCCTGGCCCAACACCGACGAATTCTGGACGCCATCGCCGACGGCGATGGTGAGCTTGCCGCCCTGCTGATGCGCCGCCACATCGAGTCTGGCCGCGCCAACACAGAGCGGGTACTGAGAAACCAAATGGAGGAGATTTCAGGATGA
- the ilvM gene encoding acetolactate synthase 2 small subunit: MSQHTLYIEMNPAPEVLERVLRVTRHRGFTVCHMHMSSMDRKANIAVTVASERPIEHLTRQLDKLYDVKNCRLEISQARIANG, translated from the coding sequence ATGAGTCAGCACACTTTGTATATCGAGATGAACCCGGCGCCAGAGGTTTTGGAGCGTGTACTGCGGGTGACCCGCCACCGTGGCTTTACCGTGTGCCATATGCATATGAGCAGCATGGACCGTAAGGCCAACATTGCGGTGACCGTTGCCAGCGAGCGCCCCATTGAGCATCTGACCCGTCAGCTGGACAAGCTGTACGACGTAAAGAATTGTCGCCTGGAGATCTCCCAGGCGCGCATCGCCAACGGCTAA
- a CDS encoding YifB family Mg chelatase-like AAA ATPase, giving the protein MALAQVFTRAELGMDAPLIRVEVHISGGLPSVTLVGLPEASVRESRERVRAALSSCGFQFPARRVTVNLAPAELPKQGGRFDLAIALGILCATGQLPGTCLKNREFFGELSLSGEIRPCSGLLPAALAAKATGRQMVVPTQGSAELSLVPDLDALTAPSLPLLVAALTGQEPLDPIQQTLSQPDMRHRDQDLSEVIGQQQGKLALMIAASGGHNLLLMGPPGTGKTMLASRLCDLLPQLQVASALEVAAIHSVAGLSRSPAQLLHRPFRAPHHSSSAVSLVGGGSLPKPGEISLAHHGVLFLDELPEFPRTVLDSLREPLESGEVVISRAAAKLRYPAQFQLVAAMNPSPCGETGPQSRSTPDQIRRYLGRLSGPFLDRFDLTVEVARLPPGELTRQHQPQGLTTEEARAQVLAARERAMARQGTLNARLSPSALGSEAKIEQDAAAFAEQGLNRLRLSARAFHRILRVSRTLADLQQQDWVTRSHVAKAFGFRAMDKLMAQLRLE; this is encoded by the coding sequence ATGGCGTTGGCTCAAGTTTTTACCCGCGCGGAACTGGGGATGGACGCCCCGCTGATCCGGGTGGAGGTGCACATCAGCGGTGGCCTGCCCAGCGTCACCCTGGTGGGATTGCCGGAAGCCTCGGTGAGGGAATCCAGGGAGCGGGTGCGCGCCGCCCTGAGCAGTTGCGGCTTTCAGTTTCCCGCCCGTCGGGTGACGGTCAACCTGGCCCCGGCAGAGCTGCCCAAACAGGGGGGGCGTTTCGACCTGGCCATCGCCCTGGGGATCCTGTGCGCCACGGGCCAACTTCCTGGAACATGCCTTAAAAATCGGGAGTTTTTCGGCGAACTGTCTCTATCTGGCGAGATAAGGCCCTGCTCCGGACTGCTGCCCGCCGCCCTGGCCGCCAAGGCAACGGGGCGGCAGATGGTGGTCCCCACCCAGGGCAGTGCCGAACTGTCCCTGGTGCCTGACCTGGATGCCCTGACGGCCCCCAGCCTGCCGCTGCTGGTGGCTGCCCTGACCGGCCAGGAACCTCTGGATCCCATACAGCAGACTTTGTCTCAGCCCGACATGCGGCACCGGGATCAGGATCTCAGCGAAGTGATCGGCCAGCAACAGGGCAAACTGGCGCTGATGATCGCCGCCAGCGGCGGTCACAATCTATTGCTGATGGGACCCCCTGGCACAGGCAAGACCATGCTGGCCAGCCGCCTGTGCGATCTGCTGCCCCAGTTGCAGGTGGCCAGCGCCCTGGAAGTGGCGGCCATCCACTCAGTCGCCGGGCTGTCCCGGTCACCGGCCCAGCTGCTTCACCGGCCGTTTCGTGCCCCCCACCACTCCAGCTCGGCGGTCTCCCTGGTGGGAGGCGGCAGCCTGCCCAAACCCGGAGAGATCTCCCTGGCACACCACGGCGTGCTGTTTCTTGATGAGCTGCCCGAGTTTCCCCGCACCGTACTGGACAGCCTGAGGGAGCCACTGGAATCTGGCGAGGTGGTGATCTCCCGGGCCGCCGCCAAACTGCGCTACCCAGCCCAGTTTCAACTGGTGGCGGCGATGAACCCCAGCCCCTGCGGCGAAACCGGCCCCCAAAGCCGCTCTACCCCGGACCAGATCCGCCGCTACCTGGGGCGGCTCTCCGGCCCCTTCCTGGACCGATTCGATCTGACGGTAGAGGTGGCAAGGCTCCCGCCAGGGGAGCTGACCCGCCAGCATCAGCCTCAGGGCCTGACCACAGAGGAGGCCAGGGCCCAGGTGTTGGCAGCGCGGGAGCGTGCCATGGCTCGCCAGGGGACCCTCAATGCCCGGCTTTCCCCGTCGGCATTGGGCAGCGAAGCCAAGATAGAGCAGGATGCCGCCGCCTTCGCCGAGCAGGGGCTCAACCGGCTTAGGCTCTCAGCTCGGGCCTTTCATCGCATATTGCGGGTCAGCCGCACCCTGGCGGATCTTCAGCAGCAGGATTGGGTGACCCGATCCCACGTGGCCAAGGCCTTTGGCTTCAGGGCCATGGACAAGCTGATGGCGCAGCTGAGGCTGGAGTAG
- the ilvC gene encoding ketol-acid reductoisomerase, whose product MTQMYHQADANPSLLQGKTVAVLGYGSQGRGQSLNLRDSGVNVVIGLRPGGASWKQAEEEGWQPVPFAEAVRDADVVMVLIPDMAQADCYKEHIEPNIKEGAMLMFSHGLNVHYGMIEPAANIDVTMVAPKGPGYLVRTEYEKGAGVPCLMAVHQDATGYAHAKALAYADAIGGTRGGVLTTNFKEETETDLFGEQAVLCGGAVAMVRKGWETLVEAGYQPELAYFECLHELKLIVDLLYEGGISRMHEFVSDTAAYGALTRGDRIVDDRAKETMKQVLAEIQSGEFTRQWVEEYKAGSTNYRAAQKAECEHPIEKVGAELRSRMSWLNRGE is encoded by the coding sequence ATGACCCAGATGTATCACCAAGCTGACGCCAACCCGAGTTTATTGCAAGGCAAGACCGTCGCTGTCCTCGGCTATGGCAGCCAGGGCCGCGGCCAGTCCCTGAACCTGCGCGACAGCGGAGTGAATGTAGTCATCGGCCTGCGCCCTGGCGGTGCCAGCTGGAAGCAGGCGGAAGAGGAGGGCTGGCAGCCCGTTCCCTTCGCCGAAGCGGTACGCGACGCCGACGTTGTTATGGTGCTGATCCCCGATATGGCCCAGGCGGACTGCTACAAGGAGCACATCGAGCCCAACATCAAAGAGGGCGCCATGCTGATGTTCAGCCACGGCCTGAACGTTCACTACGGCATGATCGAACCCGCCGCCAACATCGACGTGACCATGGTGGCCCCCAAGGGACCGGGTTACCTGGTTCGTACCGAGTATGAGAAGGGCGCCGGTGTTCCCTGCTTGATGGCGGTGCACCAGGATGCCACCGGCTATGCCCACGCCAAGGCCCTGGCTTACGCCGATGCCATCGGCGGCACCCGTGGCGGTGTACTGACCACCAACTTCAAGGAGGAGACCGAGACCGATCTCTTCGGTGAGCAGGCGGTGCTGTGTGGTGGCGCGGTGGCCATGGTGCGCAAGGGTTGGGAGACCCTGGTTGAGGCGGGTTACCAGCCTGAGCTGGCCTACTTCGAGTGTCTGCACGAGCTGAAGCTGATTGTTGACCTGCTGTACGAGGGCGGCATCTCCCGCATGCACGAGTTTGTTTCCGACACGGCGGCTTACGGCGCCCTGACCCGTGGTGACCGCATCGTCGATGACCGCGCCAAGGAGACCATGAAGCAGGTGTTGGCTGAGATTCAGTCCGGCGAATTCACCCGTCAGTGGGTGGAAGAGTACAAGGCTGGCAGCACCAACTACCGAGCCGCCCAGAAGGCGGAGTGTGAGCACCCAATCGAGAAGGTTGGTGCCGAACTGCGCAGCCGCATGAGCTGGTTGAACCGAGGGGAGTAA
- a CDS encoding acyltransferase, with amino-acid sequence MLNFLPSPVLFLLNATLAALNIALWSTLILMLALFKLVLPIKVVRLKLTAMANGCMRYWVVLNHAIFGLTTRTRWDITGLDERLSTRGWYLVLSNHMSWADIFVVSIVLRDKIPMLKFFLKHQLIYIPLMGIACWALDMPFMRRYSKSQVAKNPKLKGKDIETTRKACAKFRDMPTSVINFIEGSRLTPEKHKRQRSPYRYLLKPKAGGIAFAMATLGDQFRHVVDLTIVYPGARDKIMASLLGGELETIAVDVRVIPMSEVPQGDYDRDKEYRVEFQRWLNELWQEKDHKIEQLLQEHATAQGFYRTLASK; translated from the coding sequence ATGTTGAATTTTCTTCCCAGCCCCGTGCTGTTTTTGCTAAACGCCACCCTGGCGGCGTTGAACATCGCACTCTGGAGCACCCTGATCCTGATGCTGGCGCTGTTCAAGCTGGTGCTGCCCATCAAGGTGGTGCGGCTCAAACTGACCGCCATGGCCAACGGCTGCATGAGATACTGGGTGGTGCTCAACCACGCCATCTTCGGCCTGACCACCCGCACCCGTTGGGACATCACCGGCCTGGATGAGCGACTCAGCACCCGTGGCTGGTACCTGGTGCTCTCCAACCATATGAGCTGGGCCGATATCTTCGTGGTCTCCATCGTGCTGCGGGACAAGATCCCCATGCTCAAGTTCTTCCTCAAGCATCAGCTGATCTACATTCCCCTGATGGGCATAGCCTGCTGGGCCCTGGACATGCCCTTTATGCGCCGCTACTCCAAATCCCAGGTAGCCAAAAACCCCAAACTCAAGGGGAAGGATATCGAGACCACCCGCAAGGCGTGCGCCAAGTTCCGGGATATGCCCACCTCAGTGATCAACTTTATCGAGGGTTCGCGGCTCACTCCGGAGAAACACAAGCGCCAGCGCAGCCCCTACCGCTATCTGCTGAAACCCAAGGCCGGAGGCATCGCCTTCGCCATGGCCACCCTGGGGGATCAGTTCCGCCATGTGGTGGACCTGACCATCGTCTACCCCGGCGCCCGGGATAAAATCATGGCCTCCCTGCTCGGCGGTGAGCTGGAAACCATCGCCGTCGACGTCCGGGTCATCCCCATGTCCGAAGTCCCCCAAGGGGATTACGACAGGGATAAGGAGTATCGGGTCGAGTTTCAGCGCTGGCTCAACGAGCTGTGGCAGGAGAAGGACCACAAGATTGAGCAGCTGCTGCAGGAGCATGCCACCGCCCAGGGGTTTTACCGGACACTGGCGTCAAAGTGA
- a CDS encoding branched-chain amino acid transaminase yields the protein MVSQADFIWFNGKMMPWQDAQVHVLSHALHYGSSVFEGIRAYHTPRGPAVFRLQEHIQRLYDSAKIYRMPIPYTPAELEQACRDTIVDNGLDSAYIRPLAFYGNVGLGLNVPPGSQAEVIVASFPWHSYLGEESTKQGVDVCVSSWNRLAANTMPTGAKAGGNYLSSQLISGEAKRHGYTEGIALDTNGQISEGAGENLFLVKNGVLITPPVTAAILPGITRDTIITLARDAGYEVKEEALAREALYLADEIFMTGTAAEIVPVRSVDGIQVGEGERGPITADMQAAFFGLFSGVTEDKWGWLDYVSEEQENKQEFAACTTAKVL from the coding sequence ATTGTGAGCCAAGCGGATTTTATCTGGTTTAACGGCAAGATGATGCCCTGGCAGGATGCCCAGGTGCATGTTCTTAGCCATGCCCTGCATTACGGCTCCTCGGTGTTCGAGGGGATCCGTGCTTACCATACTCCCAGGGGACCGGCGGTATTCCGCTTGCAGGAGCACATTCAGCGCCTGTACGACTCCGCCAAGATCTACCGGATGCCCATCCCCTATACCCCGGCGGAGCTGGAACAGGCCTGCCGTGACACCATTGTCGACAACGGCCTGGACAGCGCCTACATCCGTCCTCTGGCGTTCTACGGTAACGTCGGCCTGGGGCTGAACGTGCCTCCGGGCAGTCAGGCCGAGGTGATTGTGGCCTCCTTCCCCTGGCACTCCTACCTGGGTGAAGAGAGCACCAAGCAGGGGGTGGATGTGTGCGTCTCCTCCTGGAACCGCCTGGCGGCCAATACCATGCCCACCGGCGCCAAGGCCGGGGGCAACTATCTCTCCTCCCAGCTGATCTCCGGTGAAGCCAAGCGTCACGGGTACACCGAGGGGATCGCCCTGGACACCAATGGCCAGATCTCCGAAGGCGCAGGTGAGAACCTGTTCCTGGTGAAAAATGGCGTACTGATCACCCCGCCGGTGACCGCCGCCATTCTGCCCGGCATCACCCGGGACACCATCATCACCCTGGCCCGCGATGCGGGGTATGAGGTGAAGGAGGAGGCGTTGGCCCGTGAGGCGCTCTATCTGGCCGACGAGATCTTCATGACCGGCACCGCCGCCGAGATCGTGCCAGTGCGCTCTGTGGATGGCATCCAGGTGGGCGAAGGCGAGCGTGGTCCCATCACCGCCGACATGCAGGCGGCCTTCTTTGGCCTGTTCAGCGGCGTCACCGAAGACAAGTGGGGCTGGCTGGACTACGTCAGCGAAGAGCAGGAAAACAAGCAGGAGTTTGCCGCCTGTACCACGGCAAAAGTGTTGTAA
- the prpB gene encoding methylisocitrate lyase gives MTIPTPGQRFRDAVANAKPLQIVGTINAYMALMAEQSGHQALYLSGAGVANASFGLPDLGMTSMNDVVIDASRITAATDLPLLVDIDTGWGGAFNIARTIREFERAGVAAVHMEDQVAQKRCGHRPNKAVVSVEEMCDRIKAAVDARRDDSFVIMARTDAVAVEGLESGIERAQAYLEAGADMIFAEALTELDHYRQFKAQVKAPILANMTEFGKTELFGKEELFEAGADMVLYPLSAFRAANAAALNVYEALKTDGHQRSQVENMQTRMDLYKFLGYHDYEQKLDQLFADSKA, from the coding sequence ATGACCATCCCAACCCCGGGCCAGCGTTTTCGCGACGCCGTAGCCAACGCCAAGCCGCTGCAGATTGTCGGCACCATCAACGCCTACATGGCCCTGATGGCCGAACAGAGCGGCCATCAGGCCCTGTACCTCTCCGGTGCCGGGGTGGCCAACGCCTCCTTTGGCCTGCCGGATCTGGGCATGACCTCCATGAACGACGTGGTGATCGACGCCAGTCGCATCACCGCCGCCACCGATCTGCCCCTGCTGGTGGACATCGACACCGGCTGGGGCGGCGCCTTCAACATCGCCCGCACCATCCGCGAGTTCGAGCGTGCCGGCGTGGCCGCAGTGCACATGGAAGACCAGGTGGCCCAGAAGCGCTGTGGTCACCGCCCCAACAAGGCGGTGGTGAGCGTGGAGGAGATGTGCGACCGCATCAAAGCGGCGGTGGATGCCCGCCGTGACGACAGCTTCGTCATCATGGCCCGTACCGACGCGGTGGCGGTCGAGGGACTGGAGAGCGGCATCGAGCGGGCTCAGGCCTACCTGGAGGCCGGAGCCGACATGATCTTCGCCGAAGCCCTGACCGAGCTGGATCACTACCGTCAGTTCAAGGCCCAGGTGAAGGCGCCGATCCTGGCCAACATGACCGAGTTTGGTAAGACCGAACTGTTTGGCAAAGAGGAGCTGTTCGAGGCCGGCGCCGACATGGTGCTCTACCCTCTGTCCGCCTTCCGCGCCGCCAATGCCGCCGCCCTCAACGTCTATGAGGCGCTTAAGACCGACGGTCATCAGCGCAGCCAGGTTGAGAACATGCAGACCCGCATGGACCTGTACAAATTCCTCGGCTATCACGACTACGAGCAGAAACTGGATCAGCTGTTCGCCGACAGCAAGGCGTAA
- the ilvD gene encoding dihydroxy-acid dehydratase — protein MPKLRSATSTSGRNMAGARALWRATGMTDQDFGKPIIAVANSFTQFVPGHVHLKDMGQLVAGAIEEAGGVAKEFNTIAVDDGIAMGHGGMLYSLPSRELIADSVEYMVNAHCADALVCISNCDKITPGMLMASLRLNIPVIFVSGGPMEAGKTRLSEQLIKLDLVDAMVQAADPNVSDEQAEQVERSACPTCGSCSGMFTANSMNCLTEALGLSLPGNGSMLATHSDRQQLFLEAGKRIVDLCRRWYQEEDETALPRGIATRAAFGNAMALDIAMGGSTNTVLHLLAAAQEAEVAFTMEDMDALSRQVPQLCKVAPSTPDYHMEDVHRAGGVIGLLAELARGGLLDTSVPHVAGGTLGQVLERYDIKGTTEESVLEFYRAGPAGVRTTQAFSQSCRWQELDDDRENGCIRSVEHAYSSEGGLAVLSGNLAPNGSIVKTAGVPDDCLTFTGPARVYESQESAVAGILDGEVQAGEVVVIRYEGPKGGPGMQEMLYPTSYLKSMGLGQKCALITDGRFSGGTSGLSIGHVSPEAASGGVIALVENGDTIRIHIPQRTIALEVDEQTLAERAANCSFKPQSRQRQVSPALKAYAMLATSADKGAVRDLSKLEES, from the coding sequence ATGCCGAAACTGAGATCAGCGACCTCCACATCGGGTCGGAATATGGCGGGGGCCCGGGCCCTCTGGCGTGCCACAGGTATGACGGATCAGGACTTCGGCAAGCCCATTATTGCGGTGGCCAACTCCTTTACCCAGTTTGTCCCCGGCCATGTGCATCTCAAGGATATGGGCCAGTTGGTGGCCGGTGCCATTGAGGAAGCCGGCGGGGTCGCCAAGGAGTTCAACACCATCGCCGTGGATGACGGCATCGCCATGGGCCATGGCGGTATGCTCTACTCCCTGCCCAGCAGGGAACTGATTGCTGACTCGGTAGAGTATATGGTCAACGCCCATTGCGCCGATGCCCTGGTGTGCATCTCCAACTGCGACAAGATCACCCCAGGCATGTTGATGGCGTCTTTGCGCCTCAACATCCCGGTGATCTTCGTCTCCGGTGGCCCCATGGAGGCGGGTAAGACCCGCCTGTCAGAACAGTTGATCAAGCTGGACCTGGTGGATGCCATGGTCCAGGCCGCCGATCCCAATGTTTCCGACGAGCAGGCGGAACAGGTGGAGCGCAGTGCCTGCCCCACCTGCGGTTCCTGCTCCGGCATGTTTACCGCCAACTCCATGAACTGCCTGACCGAAGCCCTGGGCCTGTCCCTGCCGGGCAACGGCTCCATGCTGGCCACCCACAGCGATCGTCAGCAGCTGTTCCTGGAAGCAGGCAAGCGCATCGTCGACCTGTGCCGCCGTTGGTATCAGGAGGAGGACGAGACCGCCCTGCCTCGGGGCATCGCCACTCGCGCCGCCTTCGGCAACGCCATGGCACTGGACATCGCCATGGGCGGCTCCACCAATACGGTGCTGCACCTGCTGGCCGCCGCCCAGGAGGCGGAGGTGGCCTTCACCATGGAGGATATGGATGCCCTGTCCCGCCAGGTGCCGCAGCTGTGCAAGGTGGCCCCCTCCACCCCGGATTACCATATGGAAGATGTGCACCGTGCCGGTGGCGTCATCGGCCTGCTGGCGGAGCTGGCCCGTGGCGGCCTGCTGGACACCAGTGTGCCCCATGTGGCCGGCGGTACCCTGGGACAGGTGCTGGAGCGCTACGACATCAAGGGCACCACCGAGGAGAGCGTGCTGGAGTTTTATCGTGCCGGCCCCGCCGGGGTGCGCACCACCCAGGCCTTTTCCCAGTCCTGCCGTTGGCAGGAGCTGGACGACGATCGTGAGAACGGCTGCATCCGCAGCGTCGAGCACGCCTACTCGTCCGAAGGGGGACTGGCGGTGCTCTCCGGTAACCTGGCACCCAATGGCAGCATAGTGAAGACCGCCGGGGTGCCGGACGACTGCCTGACCTTTACCGGACCTGCCCGGGTCTATGAAAGCCAGGAGTCGGCGGTGGCCGGCATCCTCGACGGTGAGGTCCAGGCCGGTGAAGTGGTGGTGATTCGCTACGAGGGGCCCAAAGGGGGCCCGGGCATGCAGGAGATGCTTTACCCCACCAGTTATCTGAAATCCATGGGACTGGGGCAGAAGTGCGCCCTGATCACCGACGGCCGCTTCTCCGGCGGTACCTCCGGGCTGTCCATCGGTCACGTCTCTCCCGAGGCGGCCAGTGGCGGGGTGATCGCCCTGGTGGAGAACGGCGATACCATCCGCATCCATATTCCTCAGCGCACCATCGCCCTTGAGGTGGATGAACAGACATTGGCAGAGCGTGCCGCCAACTGCAGTTTCAAACCGCAGAGCCGTCAGCGTCAGGTGAGCCCGGCGCTGAAGGCCTATGCCATGCTGGCCACCAGCGCCGACAAGGGCGCGGTGCGGGATCTTTCCAAGCTGGAGGAGTCCTGA
- a CDS encoding acyltransferase has translation MDLLNTLRGLLAFSGYVINTLFWFPVVFGLGLLKLLPITSLKRACSWAADQCATAWISINNLNQAVLSGSRMVVHSLPDLSPSQWYMVISNHQSWVDILVLQRLFNRRIPFIKFFLKWELIFVPVIGLCWWALDFPFMRRFSSQYLKKNPHMKGKDIETTKKACEKYKTSPVTIMNFVEGTRFTEAKRDRQNSPFSQLLRPKAGGLAFTLDAMGPKLQRMLDVTIYYPNGAPSFWDYLCGRVPEIRVSVDQRSLEELHAIGYDSPEQRAEFQQWLNGLWHEKQRQLSDCSNDEHR, from the coding sequence ATGGATCTGTTGAACACTTTACGCGGACTGTTGGCCTTTTCCGGCTACGTCATCAACACCCTGTTCTGGTTTCCCGTGGTCTTCGGCCTGGGATTGCTGAAACTGCTGCCCATCACCTCACTGAAGCGCGCCTGCAGCTGGGCCGCCGACCAATGTGCCACCGCCTGGATCAGCATCAACAACCTCAATCAGGCGGTGCTCAGCGGCAGCCGGATGGTGGTGCACTCCCTGCCGGACCTCTCCCCCAGCCAGTGGTATATGGTGATCTCCAACCACCAGTCCTGGGTAGATATCCTGGTGCTGCAACGCCTGTTCAACCGCCGCATCCCCTTCATCAAGTTCTTCCTCAAGTGGGAGCTGATCTTCGTGCCGGTCATCGGCCTGTGCTGGTGGGCACTGGATTTTCCCTTTATGCGCCGCTTCTCCTCCCAGTACCTGAAGAAGAACCCGCATATGAAGGGAAAAGACATTGAAACAACAAAAAAAGCCTGCGAAAAGTACAAGACTTCACCGGTCACCATCATGAATTTCGTCGAGGGCACCCGCTTTACAGAGGCCAAGCGGGACAGGCAAAATTCCCCCTTTTCGCAACTGCTCAGACCAAAGGCAGGGGGTTTAGCCTTTACCCTAGACGCCATGGGACCCAAGTTACAGCGGATGCTGGATGTCACCATCTACTACCCGAATGGCGCCCCCAGCTTCTGGGATTACCTCTGCGGCCGGGTCCCGGAGATCCGGGTCAGCGTGGACCAACGCTCTCTGGAGGAGCTCCACGCCATCGGCTACGACTCCCCGGAGCAGAGGGCCGAGTTCCAACAGTGGCTCAATGGCCTGTGGCATGAGAAGCAGCGGCAATTGTCCGACTGCAGTAACGATGAACACCGATAG
- the ilvG gene encoding acetolactate synthase 2 catalytic subunit, whose protein sequence is MISGAEAVIRTLEGFGVDTVFGYPGGAIMPVYDAMLDSSVNHTLTRHEQGAAFAAIGYARASGKTGVCIATSGPGATNLLTALADAYMDSIPLVAITGQVPNAAIGTDAFQEIDVLGLSLACTKHSFLVRTADELCDTLQQAFALAAEGRPGPVLVDIPKDIQQGMVEYHPPLTAHTNGTAGIGDFPLERAHQMLKAAKRPVLYVGGGVGMADAVAELRQFIDTTGMPSVATLKGIGAVAPGTPGYMGMLGMHGTKAANMAVQECDLLIAVGARFDDRVTGRLDTFAPDAQVIHLDIDPAEFSKRKAAHLSHSADLKQVLPAMAMALECGQWRDLCDQRSRDWAFKYDAPFEGIFAPRLLKTISDRLPKGSTVACDVGQHQMWVAQHMEFDGPETHLSSAGLGTMGFGLPVGIGAQFAHPDKPVLVVSGDGSFMMNCQELTTIKRAKLPVKILLLDNQRLGMVKQWQELFFEERYSETNLSDNPEFVAMAAAFDIPGAHIWREDQVEEALEQLINSDGPFLLHVSISEKENVWPLVPPGASNSDMMEKQS, encoded by the coding sequence ATGATCAGCGGAGCGGAAGCAGTTATTCGTACATTGGAAGGATTCGGGGTGGATACCGTGTTTGGCTATCCCGGCGGTGCCATCATGCCCGTTTACGATGCCATGCTCGACTCGTCCGTCAACCACACCCTGACTCGCCATGAGCAGGGGGCGGCCTTCGCCGCTATTGGTTACGCCCGTGCCTCAGGCAAGACCGGGGTGTGCATTGCCACTTCAGGTCCGGGCGCCACCAACCTGTTGACGGCCCTGGCGGACGCGTACATGGATTCCATTCCGCTGGTCGCCATCACCGGTCAGGTGCCCAATGCGGCCATAGGCACTGACGCCTTCCAGGAGATCGATGTGCTGGGCCTGTCTCTGGCCTGCACCAAGCACAGTTTCCTGGTGCGCACTGCCGATGAGCTGTGTGACACCCTGCAGCAGGCGTTTGCCCTGGCGGCAGAGGGGCGCCCTGGCCCGGTACTGGTGGACATTCCCAAGGACATTCAGCAGGGGATGGTGGAGTATCACCCGCCCCTGACCGCCCACACTAATGGTACCGCCGGCATCGGCGACTTCCCTCTGGAGCGTGCGCACCAGATGTTGAAAGCGGCCAAGCGCCCTGTCCTCTATGTGGGTGGTGGTGTTGGCATGGCGGACGCCGTTGCCGAGCTGCGTCAGTTTATCGACACCACAGGCATGCCTTCGGTGGCTACCCTCAAAGGGATCGGCGCCGTGGCTCCAGGGACGCCGGGCTACATGGGGATGCTGGGGATGCACGGCACCAAGGCGGCCAACATGGCGGTACAGGAGTGTGACCTGCTGATCGCCGTCGGTGCCCGCTTTGACGACCGGGTAACCGGCCGCTTGGACACCTTCGCTCCAGACGCCCAGGTGATTCACCTGGACATCGACCCGGCGGAGTTCTCTAAGCGTAAGGCAGCCCACCTGAGCCACAGCGCCGATCTCAAGCAGGTGCTGCCGGCCATGGCGATGGCGCTGGAGTGTGGTCAGTGGCGTGACCTCTGTGACCAGCGCTCCCGAGACTGGGCGTTCAAGTATGACGCCCCCTTCGAGGGGATCTTTGCCCCCAGGCTGCTCAAGACCATCTCCGATCGCCTGCCCAAGGGCAGCACCGTGGCCTGCGACGTGGGTCAGCATCAGATGTGGGTGGCTCAGCACATGGAGTTCGACGGCCCTGAGACTCACCTCTCCAGTGCCGGCCTGGGCACCATGGGTTTCGGCCTGCCGGTGGGCATCGGCGCCCAGTTTGCCCACCCGGACAAGCCGGTGCTGGTGGTCTCAGGTGATGGCTCTTTCATGATGAACTGCCAGGAGCTGACCACCATCAAGCGGGCCAAGCTGCCGGTGAAGATCCTGCTGCTGGACAACCAGCGCCTGGGCATGGTGAAGCAGTGGCAGGAGCTGTTCTTCGAGGAGCGCTACAGCGAAACCAACCTGTCCGACAACCCGGAGTTCGTGGCCATGGCGGCGGCCTTCGATATCCCTGGGGCCCACATCTGGCGTGAAGACCAGGTGGAGGAAGCTCTGGAACAACTGATAAACAGCGATGGACCTTTCCTTTTACACGTGTCCATCTCCGAAAAAGAAAACGTCTGGCCTCTGGTACCACCCGGGGCATCCAATAGCGATATGATGGAGAAGCAGTCATGA